Proteins encoded together in one Camelina sativa cultivar DH55 chromosome 9, Cs, whole genome shotgun sequence window:
- the LOC104712834 gene encoding RING-H2 finger protein ATL3-like, with protein sequence MDDNGSAHSSMFGDLSTEEVTSKIILTAIIVLFIAVLFVLILHLYAKLYWWRIDQLQQQQQQQEQEQEEDQTSSTAPPPITRRQRRRFIFVPGQQDAQSNTGLSAFELSSLPIVFFRQDSCKDGLECSICLSELVKGDKARLLPKCNHSFHVECIDMWFQSHSTCPICRNTVLGPEQASSKRVEHVPDNADHAGSTNNNNHDALSQISTSSPEFPTNVLVWGRQDQVSTGNTNVGPQEDGAGNAASHSQEAVVMDINDSSIRSQHVSSSSSSVRYIVEEEEPKSPMTTRLRSLRRFLSRDKRVACSNSSTSSSSSNAVTSVEP encoded by the coding sequence ATGGACGATAATGGATCTGCTCATAGCTCTATGTTTGGTGATCTATCAACAGAAGAGGTCACAAGCAAGATCATTCTCACAGCTATCATTGTTCTATTCATAGCGGTTCTCTTCGTCCTTATCCTCCATCTTTACGCCAAACTCTACTGGTGGAGAATAGATCAGCtccagcaacagcaacaacaacaagagcaagaacaagaagaagatcaaacatCATCCACTGCTCCGCCTCCAATCACTCGCCGCCAACGACGCCGTTTCATCTTTGTACCAGGCCAACAAGATGCTCAATCCAACACTGGACTTTCCGCTTTTGAACTTAGTTCCTTACCAATTGTCTTTTTCAGACAAGATAGTTGCAAAGATGGTTTGGAATGCTCTATTTGCTTGTCTGAGCTTGTCAAAGGAGACAAAGCGAGGCTGCTTCCAAAGTGTAATCATAGCTTCCATGTTGAGTGTATTGATATGTGGTTTCAGTCTCACTCTACTTGTCCCATTTGTAGAAACACGGTTCTTGGTCCTGAGCAAGCTAGCTCAAAGAGAGTTGAACATGTTCCGGACAATGCAGATCATGCTGGTAGCACCAATAATAACAACCATGATGCTTTGTCTCAAATTTCAACTTCTTCTCCGGAATTCCCCACCAATGTCTTGGTCTGGGGTCGCCAAGATCAGGTTAGTACCGGAAACACCAATGTTGGGCCTCAAGAAGACGGTGCTGGTAATGCTGCTTCTCATAGCCAAGAAGCTGTTGTTATGGATATCAATGATTCTTCCATTAGAAGTCAACATGtctcatcatcgtcgtcatcagTGAGGTATATTGTTGAGGAGGAAGAACCAAAATCTCCAATGACTACAAGGTTGAGGTCCTTAAGGAGGTTTCTGAGCAGAGACAAGAGAGTGGCTTGTAGCAATAGTAGCACTAGTAGCAGCAGCTCCAATGCTGTTACTTCTGTTGAACCTTGA
- the LOC104712835 gene encoding uncharacterized protein LOC104712835, which translates to MKRFHASASISAALIMLLLALFSSKNNVEGRQMAPTSMDFTSSKAMRDLQINKGTKEESLRGEKDSFRRIPRSGSSPIQNKIDPLTDVGGNRKQHTTAREP; encoded by the exons ATGAAGAGATTCCATGCATCGGCATCGATCTCAGCAGCTCTGATTATGTTACTTCTAGCTTTGTTTAGCAGCAAGAATAATGTAGAGGGTCGTCAGATGGCACCAACTTCCATGGATTTCACATCTAGTAAAGCTATGAGAGATTTGCAGATAAACAAGGGGACCAAGGAAGAGTCTCTAAGAGGTGAAAAAGATAGCTTCCGAAGAATCCCAAGGTCTGGCTCCAGCCCTATACAGAACAA GATCGATCCCCTAACTGATGTAGGAGGAAATAGGAAACAACATACCACAGCAAGAGAACCATAg
- the LOC104712836 gene encoding pumilio homolog 23, with translation MVSVGSKSLPSRRHRTTEEDSLMGERRKSSNNNHSDRKKGMFRKDQRGGRGFDGDSNKRNQSGGAPNVKPAASKKQSEFEHQNQFVRKEIDPETSKYFSEIANLFDSNEVDLEERSVICGNALEETKGREYEIATDYIISHVLQTLLEGCELDQLCSFIRNSAEVFPAIAMDRSGSHVAESALKALATHLENPDAYSVIEEALDSICKVIVDKPLDMLCNCYGSHVLRRLLCLCKGVSLDSPELYGSKSSKALAKRLNLKTSQFDESNFEIPHQGFPDILKYLLSGLLSCSREDMKYLQVDQYSSLVLQTALRLMVKQDEELLEIIPLILGCNSSKKKEEGFHIDTNVAKEILESMKDNSFSHLVEVILEVAPENLYNEIFNKVFKNSLFKLSVDRCANFVIQALISHAKDQEQMGLIWEELAPRFKDLLEQGKSGVVASLIAATQKLQCHEHKCCEALVGAVCSTNESRISIVPRLLFLDSYFGYQDKSTWEWAPGAKMHVMGSLILQGIFKFSSDHIQPYITSLTSMKAEYIIETAKDSSGARVIEAFLASNAATKQKRRLIIKLRGHFGELSLHTSGSFTVEKCFDACNLTLREAIATELLDVRVDLSKAKQGPYLLRKLDIDGYASRPEQWKSRQESKQSTYNEFCSAFGSNKSNFPKNTFVSDASEDASQELEVKNTRKEVDHHPTSGIKRHREEHARDKDEPFASEKREKQRKNKTSEATDKPKLAGSKRPFLSGEMTGKNRHSNKMRI, from the exons ATGGTTTCAGTTGGTTCCAAATCATTGCCATCGAGGAGGCACAGGACTACTGAAGAAGATAGCTTGATGGGTGAACGGCGAAAGTCTAGCAACAACAATCACAGTGATAGGAAAAAAGGAATGTTCAGAAAAGACCAGAGAGGTGGCCGTGGATTCGATGGAGATAGTAACAAGAGGAACCAATCCGGTGGTGCACCTAATGTAAAGCCAGCAGCTTCAAAGAAACAATCTGAGTTTGAACATCAGAATCAGTTTGTCAG gaaagAGATTGATCCAGAGACTTCAAAGTATTTCTCTGAGATTGCTAATCTCTTTGATAGTAATGAAGTTGATTTAGAGGAACGTTCAGTGATATGTGGAAATGctcttgaagaaacaaaagggaGGGAGTATGAGATTGCAACTGATTATATCATAAGTCATGTCTTGCAAACTCTGCTTGAGGGATGTGAGCTTGACCAGCTTTGCAGTTTTATACGAAATTCTGCGGAGGTGTTCCCAGCTATTGCTATGGATAGGTCTGGTTCTCATGTTGCGGAGTCGGCTCTCAAAGCCTTGGCTACTCATCTTGAAAATCCAGATGCTTATTCTGTTATTGAGGAGGCTTTGGATTCTATATGCAAG GTGATTGTGGATAAACCACTTGATATGTTGTGCAACTGCTATGGTTCTCATGTTCTTCGAAGGCTTCTTTGTCTTTGCAAAGGAGTCTCTTTAGATTCCCCTGAGCTTTATggctcaaaatcatcaaaagctCTGGCGAAACGTTTGAATTTGAAGACGTCTCAGTTCGATGAGAGTAATTTCGAGATCCCTCATCAAGGGTTTCCAGACATTCTCAAGTACCTTTTATCTGGGCTATTGAGTTGTAGCAGAGAGGATATGAAGTATCTTCAAGTCGATCAGTATAGCAGTTTGGTCTTACAG ACGGCTCTCAGACTAATGGTGAAACAAGATGAGGAGTTGCTTGAAATCATTCCGCTTATTCTAGGCTGCAACTCTtcgaagaaaaaagaagaagggttTCATATAGATACTAATGTTGCCAAAGAAATTTTAGAGTCAATGAAGGATAATTCATTCAGTCATCTGGTGGAG GTGATTTTGGAAGTGGCCCCTGAAAATTTGTATAACGAAATATTCAACAAAGTTTTCAAGAACTCTTTATTTAAGCTATCAGTTGATCGATGTGCAAATTTTGTTATTCAAGCATTAATCTCCCATGCAAAAGATCAAGAGCAG ATGGGTTTGATATGGGAAGAATTAGCTCCAAGATTCAAGGATCTTCTTGAGCAAGGAAAGTCAGGTGTTGTGGCTTCTCTGATAGCGGCTACCCAGAAGCTTCAGTGTCATGAACATAAG tgttgtgAGGCCCTTGTTGGTGCAGTATGCTCGACAAATGAATCCCGTATCTCCATTGTTCCACGGTTGCTGTTTCTTGATAGCTACTTTGGATACCAAGATAAGTCTACATGGGAGTGGGCACCTGGTGCAAAGATGCATGTCATGGGTTCTTTGATCCTTCAGGGGATTTTCAAGTTTTCTAGC GATCATATACAACCATACATAACAAGCTTAACATCTATGAAAGCTGAGTATATCATTGAAACAGCAAAAGATTCCAGCGGAGCACGTGTCATCGAGGCCTTTCTTGCCTCAAATGCtgctacaaaacaaaaacgcaGACTAATTATAAA GTTACGTGGACATTTTGGCGAGCTCTCATTACACACATCTGGTTCATTTACTGTTGAGAAGTGCTTCGATGCATGTAACTTGACACTTAGGGAAGCCATAGCAACTGAGCTGTTGGATGTGAGAGTTGATCTCTCGAAAGCAAAACAAGGGCCTTATCTGCTTAGGAAACTTGATATCGATGG TTATGCCAGTAGACCTGAGCAGTGGAAATCAAGACAAGAATCCAAGCAATCAACATATAACGAAT TTTGTTCTGCATTTGGGTCCAACAAATCAAATTTTCCAAAGAACACCTTTGTCTCTGACGCATCAGAAGATGCATCTCAGGAATTAGAAGTAAAGAACACAAGGAAAGAGGTTGACCATCATCCTACTTCCGGGATTAAGCGTCATCGAGAAGAACATGCAAGGGATAAGGATGAACCTTTTGCAAgtgaaaaaagggaaaaacagaggaagaataAAACTAGTGAAGCTACAGATAAACCAAAACTAGCTGGCAGCAAAAGACCTTTCCTTTCTGGTGAGATGACTGGAAAGAATCGGCATTcaaataaaatgagaatttgA
- the LOC104712838 gene encoding alanine aminotransferase 2, mitochondrial has translation MRRFLISQAKKGLVDHTTRRQHHQTRSFLSLLPPSFSSANYPRAAPLVSLSRFMSSTSDMAASSDSTSSLPVTLDSINPKVLKCEYAVRGEIVNIAQKLQEDLKSNKDAYPFDEIIYCNIGNPQSLGQLPIRFFREVLALCDHSSLLDETETHGLFSTDSIDRAWKILDQIPGRATGAYSHSQGIKGLRDIIAAGIEARDGFPADPNDIFLTDGASPAVHMMMQLLLSSEKDGILCPIPQYPLYSASIALHGGSLVPYYLDEATGWGLEISDLKKQLEEAKSKGITVRALVVINPGNPTGQVLAEENQRDIVNFCKEEGLVLLADEVYQENVYVPDKKFHSFKKVARSLGYGEQDMSLVSFQSVSKGYYGECGKRGGYMEVTGFTSDVREQIYKMASVNLCSNISGQILASLVMSPPKPGDDSYDSYMVERDGILSSMAKRAKTLEEALNNLEGVTCNRAEGAMYLFPRINLPQKAIEAAEAEKTAPDAFYCKRLLNATGVVVVPGSGFGQVPGTWHFRCTILPQEDKIPAIVERLTAFHKSFMDEFRD, from the exons ATGCGGAGATTTTTGATTAGCCAGGCTAAAAAAGGTCTTGTTGACCATACGACTCGTCGTCAACATCACCAAACtcgaagctttctctctcttcttcctccttctttttcttctgctaATTATCCTCGTGCTGCTCCTCTTGTTTCTCTGTCTCGTTTCATGAGTTCTACTTCGGACATGGCTGCTTCTTCTGATTCCACTTCTTCTCTTCCCGTTACTCTTGACTCCATCAATCCCAAG GTTCTGAAATGTGAGTATGCTGTTCGTGGAGAAATTGTCAACATTGCTCAG AAGTTGCAAGAAGACTTGAAGTCTAATAAGGATGCTTATCCCTTCGATGAG ATCATCTATTGCAACATTGGAAATCCTCAATCACTTGGTCAGCTGCCTATAAGGTTCTTCCGAGAG GTTCTTGCCTTGTGTGATCATTCAAGCCTTTTGGATGAGACTGAAACACATGGTTTGTTCAG TACTGATTCAATTGACCGAGCATGGAAGATTCTGGATCAAATTCCTGGAAGAGCAACTGGTGCTTACAGTCACAGCCAG GGTATCAAGGGATTACGTGACATTATTGCAGCTGGAATCGAAGCTCGTGATGGTTTCCCTGCTGAtccaaatgatattttcttgacTGATGGTGCAAGTCCAGCG GTTCACATGATGATGCAACTTCTCTTAAGCTCAGAGAAAGATGGTATCCTCTGTCCTATTCCTCAGTATCCATTGTACTCTGCTTCAATTGCCCTCCATGGTGGATCTTTG GTCCCATACTATTTAGATGAAGCAACAGGATGGGGACTGGAAATATCTGACCTTAAGAAGCAACTGGAGGAAGCTAAGTCGAAGGGCATCACTGTAAGAGCCTTGGTTGTCATAAACCCTGGTAACCCAACTGGGCAG GTTCTTGCGGAAGAAAACCAGCGTGACATTGTTAATTTCTGCAAGGAAGAGGGTTTAGTTCTATTAGCTGACGAGGTCTACCAAGAAAATGTTTACGTCCCTGACAAAAAGTTCCATTCTTTCAAGAAAGTTGCTCGGTCTTTGGGCTATGGCGAACAAGATATGTCCTTAGTCTCGTTCCAATCAGTCTCTAAAG GATACTATGGAGAATGTGGGAAAAGAGGAGGTTACATGGAGGTTACCGGATTCACATCTGATGTAAGAGAACAGATATACAAAATGGCTTCTGTGAATCTGTGTTCTAACATCTCTGGTCAAATTCTTGCTAGCCTTGTCATGAGCCCACCCAAG CCTGGTGATGACTCATATGACTCGTACATGGTAGAAAGAGATGGAATTCTCTCATCCATGGCTAAACGTGCAAAG ACTTTGGAAGAGGCTCTTAACAACTTAGAAGGCGTTACATGTAACAGAGCTGAAGGAGCAATGTATCTCTTCCCACGAATTAATCTTCCTCAAAAGGCGATTGAAGCTGCTGAAGCCGAAAAAACTGCACCAGATGCGTTCTACTGCAAACGCCTTCTCAATGCTACTGGTGTAGTTGTAGTCCCTGGTTCTGGCTTTGGAcag GTTCCTGGAACATGGCACTTTAGATGCACAATACTTCCGCAAGAAGACAAGATTCCAGCGATAGTGGAACGTCTCACAGCGTTCCACAAGAGCTTCATGGACGAGTTCCGTGACTAG
- the LOC104712837 gene encoding translation initiation factor eIF-2B subunit alpha-like, translated as MWRRTPSFILDRTSTSPPMAADTTRAPIQNPDSISAYYQTRAAHHGVITSEWLSQAQAAVGGVSDSGDEHPVSSLTELGNEKSFNVIEEFNSWRKQPDLAEAVAAIRALAAVIRASEATTMMELEIELTKASDTLKSWDTTSISLTAGCDLFIRYVTRTSALEYEDFNSAKSRLLERAEKFGEISCKARRIIAMLSQDFIFDGCTILVHGLSRVVLEILKTAAQNNKLFRVLCTEGRPDGTGVLLSSELSKLDIPVKLLLDSAVAYSMDEVDMVFVGADGVVESGGIINMMGTYQIALVAHSMNKPVYVAAESYKFARLYPLDQKDMAPALRPIEFGLKIPTKVEVERSARDYTPPQYLTLLFTDLGVLSPSVVSDELIQLYL; from the exons atgtggCGAAGAACACCGTCGTTCATTCTCGATCGAACCTCGACTTCACCTCCAATGGCCGCCGATACAACACGAGCCCCCATTCAAAACCCTGATTCCATTTCCGCTTATTACCAAACCCGCGCGGCGCATCACGGTGTCATTACAAGCGAATGGCTATCCCAAGCTCAAGCCGCCGTGGGCGGCGTCTCTGACTCTGGCGATGAACATCCTGTCTCATCCCTCACTGAGCTCGGGAACGAGAAGTCATTTAATGTAATTGAAGAGTTCAATAGCTGGAGAAAACAACCGGATCTGGCTGAGGCCGTCGCGGCTATTAGAGCTCTTGCTGCTGTTATTCGTGCCAGCGAAGCTACTACTATGATGGAGCTTGAGATTGAGCTCACAAAGGCCTCTGATACTCTCAAG TCATGGGACACAACTTCAATCTCTTTGACTGCTGGATGCGATTTGTTCATCAGATACGTTACGAGAACGTCTGCGTTAGAATACGAAGATTTCAATTCAGCTAAGTCTCGTCTTCTTGAACGTGCTGAGAAATTTGGGGAAATATCTTGCAAG GCTCGTAGGATTATAGCAATGCTTAGTCAAGATTTTATATTTGATGGTTGTACCATTTTGGTTCATGGACTCTCTAGAGTTGTTCTGGAAATACTTAAGACTGCTGCTCAAAACAACAAGCTCTTTCGAGTTCTCTGCACAG AGGGAAGGCCGGATGGAACTGGAGTTTTGTTATCGAGTGAGTTATCGAAGCTTGATATCCCAGTGAAGCTACTGCTTGATTCAGCTGTAGCGTATAGCATGGATGAAGTAGACATGGTGTTTGTTGGGGCAGATGGAGTTGTAGAAAGTGGTGGTATTATCAACATGATGGGGACATACCAAATCGCACTCGTGGCTCACAGTATGAACAAACCTGTCTATGTCGCTGCCGAGAGTTACAAG TTTGCTAGGCTTTACCCATTAGACCAAAAGGACATGGCACCAGCGCTGAGACCAATTGAGTTTGGCTTAAAGATTCCAACAAAGGTGGAAGTAGAGAGGTCGGCTCGAGACTATACTCCGCCTCAATACCTAACACTCCTATTCACGGACCTTGGTGTTCTCTCTCCCTCTGTAGTTAGCGATGAGCTTATTCAACTCTATCTCTAA
- the LOC104715817 gene encoding MADS-box transcription factor 23-like: MEDVGEASTITCLPPAKQKPLRNPNLLANQKKETTPKKPRTTKGRQKIEIKEIEVENRRQVTFSKRRTGLFKKAAELSVLCGAQIGIITFSRCDRIYSFGNVDTLVDKYIRKTPVMLRTNPGGNVAAGGENNDGLMWWERAVESVPEEDMEEYKMALGVLRENLLTRISQMGNDRTVENLPAFPNEMAMADWKLTNENLMASNDRGGYLGNDAGLDLAVPFMSPKPRQ, from the coding sequence ATGGAGGATGTTGGAGAAGCTTCAACTATCACTTGCTTACCTCCCGCGAAACAAAAGCCCCTTCGAAACCCTAACTTGCttgccaaccaaaaaaaagagactacACCAAAAAAGCCTCGAACCACCAAAGGTCGACAAAAGATAGAGATCAAGGAGATCGAAGTTGAGAACCGAAGGCAAGTGACGTTTTCGAAACGCAGAACCGGTCTTTTCAAAAAAGCCGCCGAGTTAAGCGTTCTCTGCGGCGCACAGATTGGTATCATAACGTTTTCACGCTGCGATAGGATCTACTCGTTTGGTAACGTGGACACACTCGTCGATAAATACATTCGCAAGACTCCGGTGATGCTGAGGACGAACCCCGGAGGTAACGTGGCAGCAGGAGGTGAGAATAACGACGGTTTGATGTGGTGGGAGAGAGCGGTGGAGAGTGTACCGGAGGAGGATATGGAAGAGTACAAGATGGCGTTGGGTGTGTTAAGGGAAAATCTACTGACGAGGATCTCCCAGATGGGTAATGATCGGACGGTTGAGAATCTTCCGGCGTTTCCAAATGAGATGGCTATGGCTGACTGGAAACTGACTAATGAAAACCTGATGGCTAGTAACGATCGAGGAGGTTATCTAGGTAACGATGCTGGTTTGGATCTTGCGGTTCCATTTATGTCTCCAAAACCTAGACAGTGA